The DNA segment TGATGTTGAAAATGCTTTGCGTAAGGTTGGGTGGAGAATCAGCAAGAGAGGACTCATTACCACTCAGTTCTACTTTTCTAGGCTCATCGAAGCAGTTCCAATGTAGAgcatttttgaaagaaaaaaaacattcttattCATTTTTGAGTAGGAACTATGCCGTCTATGCAAACTTCACTGAGGGTGGTGTCTACAAACAGGCCAATTCGTCAAGACTCAGTTCATAGTTATATAGCTGTTCACTGTTTGATGTAATCAAGTGTAATATGTAACTTCACTATATGATCAGAACTCTTGCAGAAGATTTGCTACAATCATTTTGAATGCCTTAAACCAAACTTGGGCTAACATATATACCTTTATCTTAGTGAAAAATGAACATAGCAAGTACAAACGGTATATGATGATGATACTACATAAGTGAGTTTTGATTGTCATTACAGTAGAGAAttacaaagagagagaaaaaaacaaaagcgGGAATAAATATGTTTGTCTGCCTTTACCTACTCTTGCAAAATGAAGGATCCTTTGATTGGTTTATCAAGTGTAGATTGAGGAAATATATTCAAAGGAGAGAACACATCGTTGTTGATGCTTGACGATGAAGGCGCCGGTTTGAACTCGTACGGGCCTTCCTTTGGTCCCCACACCTGAAAGATGAGGCAAGAAACCCCAGATCAAATGAAAGTTCTCTGTACCAAGAAAAAACGAGAATGCATGAGGAGGGAATAGGATTGAACCTGGTTTCCATCATCATCAAACCCGCGATCCCAGAGATGTATCTCATTGTTTTTCAGGACTGTAAGATCAGATGTACAATAGCTTGCACCATTCTTTTCATTTCAAGATGCatagaaagaagaaacaaacgTTGGTAACATAAATAAAGTGTACATTTGAATCATGAAGTGTGTGGAGTTTTGATgtctcagaaaaaaaaaacatacccaTGAATTTGGGAAACCACCAGGTGGAGCTGATCCTTCATACAAGCAACGCTTTCCGCGGTCACAACAGCTAAGTTGTATGGTTGTCAAATGCTCTCCTATGTCCTGTAACTCGATGCAATCAAACTTTGTGacaccaaaaaaaaagcaaCATTCAAGGACTAGCATCAACTCTATAGCAGTGACTTACACCAATAACTTCTTCGGGAAGTGGGCGTTGGTCCTTTGGGCGGTCACAGAAATTTTTGTACTCCTCAGCATCTCTGATTGCATATGAGCTCACCTGGTgaattaaaaagaagaagataaaacaCTGTTTAGAACCACTCTCTTGATAATACAACATAAAAGGTTAGGACATGTATGAATCATATCCTCACCTCGACATCACATTTCAGTTCCTTTGGGCAAGGCTTAACCATATACAATCTCTGCAATCCAAACAGAGATATAATTATCAGAGAACTGGTTCACAAGGATTCAGACATGAAGAACAATGATAAGGTGCTAAAAAGCATACTTGCCGAAAGGGTTTTTGAGGAGTTCTCCAAAATGCCTGATCACAAAGATTAACATAACATATACAAACAAGGTTATACATACACTTTCGTAATACacaaaatgaagaagaagctgaaacTACTGACCTGTTCGAGATACAAAACCTGCGAACCATCCACCATCTCAGCTGCTGGGCAGCTCATCATTCTGCACACATAATTCAAAAGCTTATAACAACATTTTTAGAAGACTATATTACTTACCAATATAATACCATATGAAGGTTTTTTTCAATGTGTGAAACAAACTCACAAAGATAGAAACGTCAAGCTTAACAGTTAAAACCAAAAAAGCACATACAGTTTAAACCAATTCTTCATCAATGATTGATCAAGATAACAATACAAACCTTATGTTGAAGTAATTATCAGGATCCCTTGATGCTTGCTCCTTAGAAAACTTTGAAAACAAAACCTTGAATCAGCACAAAGTTTTCatctttttggtaaaattatgAAACTGAAGATGAGACCTTTTCGCCGCTGAGAGAGCGAGAGACGACGTGAGAGTGGTCCCAGCGAGTGGTGGATTTCGTGAGACGCTTCAGGAGAACAGCGCCGCCGATCAGAACCAGCGTCTTCACTACCAAACCAGGAGCCCTGCTCCACCCGGACGAACTCGACTCCGGATCCGAACCTGACCCGGTacccataaaaaaaaagaagcttccTTTCGTCTCAGTTCAATCCTTGTAACGTTAGCATCTGACGTTTCCTCAAGATCGAAAGAAAGGCCTTAGCTTTAGCCGAATCAAAAAGCTCGTGAGAGCAGAAGATGGATGAGGAGAACGTGACGACAATCGGCGTTTTTCGGATTCGAACACGAGAGAGTTTGGGAACTAGTGGTGAGGTTACTTGCCACGTCATCATTTTTAGCCcccaaaaaaaactatttttttttcctcataACATCTAACTCAATGGGTACATTGCATTAATCAGTAAGATAAATCGACTTTAATCAGtccaaatggaaaaaaaaagtacATAGTTTCACGATTTACTTCAAATGTAATCAAAGTATAATCTTACAAAAttggaaaaaaacaaaacagtttTGAGGTGGGTTTGGACTGTTTACGTGTCTTGTGAGTTGTGACTTGTAATCCATTTCTGTTCATGTGATGTACGCTTGAGAATTTGACGAATCATGTCTTCTTTGTAGATGATGTCTTCTTCAAGCAAGGAATCAAAGAGGAGGATGGGATGTCTCGAATAACTTTGTACCATCTCTTTGTTGTAGGCTTCTTTGTTTCCTGATCAGtacttgttattttattttcagagAGTGTTTCCACATCCAGCAGTAATTCCTTAAGACTTTCCatctgtttttaaaaaaaaaatgtcactactacaaaaatttataaatatgaagCTGTAAAAGTAAAACTGAGCTTATTCAATGTAGCTTACCATGATGTATCCAAAATCATATGGATCAAGCTCTTTCATGATCATTGCTGCATATTTATCAACCATGTTCTGTGTGGTGGATTGAGTGTTTGCGGATGCAGTAAGCCTTATAAACTGTGTGatcaacaacaaaaatagaaaacataacAAAGTTTACCAAATTTCCCAAAAACTTAAGAGAAAATTAGTCTACAAGCTTCCTTTTTACCTGTTTAACTTCTTCTTCTGATAGTCTACCATCACCATCCTTATCTGCCCTGCATTTCACAAACTCTATTGATTCAACTTTACAACTCAATCTCTGATCACTCAAGTAGATATTGTAGAGATAAATAAAACGAAAGACTTAGTTAAACAAACACCCTTACATGTCAAAGAACATCCTAAGCCTGGAGTCAAAGCATTGATCATTTATTTGACACCATAATTCCAATAGTTCACTTTTACTAACCCCCTCACATGATATATCTCTTTGACTTGCCAATGTGTAAAACAATCCCAAGGCAAATTCCTTCGAGTTTATACCTGccatattaatgttttttttttgtagactaATATGATTAAATTTGCTTTTTAATAAGAtgtatataaactatatatagttATGCAGTTTGATTTACCTAGGCATTCACCAAAATTTAACGGATCTAGCAATCCACCAGTTTTGGCAGTCATCTTATCAAACCGCCTCTCCACGGCGATCCAACCAGCATCGGTCATGCTGATGAACATTGTAAAACCTTTCAAGGCCTCTGACGAGTCAAACTTCGATCTTGATGGTTCATCGAGTGTACGACGATTCA comes from the Brassica rapa cultivar Chiifu-401-42 chromosome A01, CAAS_Brap_v3.01, whole genome shotgun sequence genome and includes:
- the LOC103862882 gene encoding chromophore lyase CRL, chloroplastic, whose translation is MGTGSGSDPESSSSGWSRAPGLVVKTLVLIGGAVLLKRLTKSTTRWDHSHVVSRSLSGEKFSKEQASRDPDNYFNIRMMSCPAAEMVDGSQVLYLEQAFWRTPQKPFRQRLYMVKPCPKELKCDVEVSSYAIRDAEEYKNFCDRPKDQRPLPEEVIGDIGEHLTTIQLSCCDRGKRCLYEGSAPPGGFPNSWNGASYCTSDLTVLKNNEIHLWDRGFDDDGNQVWGPKEGPYEFKPAPSSSSINNDVFSPLNIFPQSTLDKPIKGSFILQE
- the LOC103862893 gene encoding respiratory burst oxidase homolog protein C codes for the protein MERPVSFDVTDYNPEGDDWSNDLIPHRDSMSRPSSPPIHQNPEMKVPEDATEYVTITLDIVGNNVVVEENAEPMVRRRQESRKKSVVNRRTLDEPSRSKFDSSEALKGFTMFISMTDAGWIAVERRFDKMTAKTGGLLDPLNFGECLGINSKEFALGLFYTLASQRDISCEGVSKSELLELWCQINDQCFDSRLRMFFDMADKDGDGRLSEEEVKQFIRLTASANTQSTTQNMVDKYAAMIMKELDPYDFGYIMMESLKELLLDVETLSENKITSTDQETKKPTTKRWYKVIRDIPSSSLIPCLKKTSSTKKT